In Salinibacterium sp. ZJ70, one DNA window encodes the following:
- the rplS gene encoding 50S ribosomal protein L19: MHILDELDAASLRSDIPEFRPGDTVKVHVNIIEGSRSRIQVFQGVVIARKNEGVRESFTVRKVSFQVGVERTFPLHSPVIDHIEVVTRGDVRRAKLYYLRELRGKKAKIKEKRDS, encoded by the coding sequence ATGCATATTCTCGACGAGCTCGACGCAGCATCGCTGCGCTCCGACATCCCCGAGTTCCGCCCCGGCGACACCGTCAAGGTGCACGTCAACATCATCGAAGGTTCGCGCTCGCGTATCCAGGTGTTCCAGGGTGTTGTGATCGCCCGCAAGAACGAGGGCGTTCGCGAGTCCTTCACCGTTCGCAAGGTCAGCTTCCAGGTGGGCGTCGAGCGCACCTTCCCGCTGCACTCGCCGGTCATCGACCACATCGAGGTCGTCACCCGCGGTGACGTGCGTCGCGCGAAGCTCTACTACCTGCGCGAACTGCGCGGCAAGAAGGCGAAGATCAAGGAGAAGCGCGACAGCTGA
- a CDS encoding nitroreductase family protein yields MTTDFLDVLRRRKTTNGPLDPRPVAEEHQRLLMEVAARAPSQLNSQPWRFVLIENRDTIEEIARISGSSMATAMSNGTFFERYKPYFRFSQAEMERERSGMLFDKLPAPLRPFTSQVFTPGGQKLMNAMRVPHMLGEENRKLVAGSPLLLGVMLDRAEYRPGELSSFYSVFSMGAAMENVWLTTTMLGMGIQFVSFPMEVPGQWERIVDLLQVPDELELMAVYRLGYLPEGAKRPPIDWTSHERRLPSQYVFRETCRQPEVRWDEPPVEAASGA; encoded by the coding sequence ATGACGACGGACTTCCTCGACGTGCTGCGTCGCCGCAAGACCACCAACGGGCCACTCGACCCGCGCCCCGTCGCCGAGGAGCACCAGCGGCTGCTCATGGAGGTCGCCGCACGCGCCCCCTCGCAGCTCAACAGCCAGCCGTGGCGGTTCGTGCTGATCGAGAACCGCGACACGATCGAGGAGATCGCACGGATCAGCGGATCGTCGATGGCGACCGCGATGTCGAACGGCACCTTCTTCGAGCGCTACAAGCCGTACTTCCGGTTCTCACAGGCCGAGATGGAGCGCGAGCGCAGCGGCATGCTGTTCGACAAGCTGCCCGCGCCGCTTCGCCCGTTCACGAGCCAGGTGTTCACGCCCGGCGGGCAGAAGCTCATGAACGCGATGCGCGTGCCCCACATGCTCGGCGAGGAGAACCGCAAGCTCGTCGCCGGTTCGCCGCTGCTGCTCGGCGTGATGCTCGATCGCGCGGAGTACCGACCCGGTGAGCTGTCGTCGTTCTACTCGGTGTTCTCGATGGGTGCCGCGATGGAGAACGTGTGGCTCACGACGACGATGCTCGGCATGGGCATCCAGTTCGTCTCGTTCCCGATGGAGGTTCCCGGGCAGTGGGAGCGGATCGTCGACCTGCTGCAGGTGCCCGACGAACTGGAGCTCATGGCCGTGTACCGCCTGGGCTACCTTCCGGAGGGGGCGAAGCGGCCCCCCATCGACTGGACGAGCCACGAACGACGCCTGCCGTCGCAGTACGTGTTCCGTGAGACGTGCAGGCAGCCGGAGGTGCGGTGGGACGAACCGCCCGTGGAGGCGGCATCCGGCGCCTGA
- a CDS encoding methyltransferase domain-containing protein: protein MILMRTRATELAELMDDPDCDLGLLESTYAQFGPLNRLLSGWKRLWATRIRPYVVRGETFRVLDLGSGGGDLARNLAAWAARGGFDVQVTAADPDPRASAFARRHPWPRVTYVSTTSAALADEGAQYDIVVSNHVMHHLDGDSFGRILADCEALAPRALHSDLRRSPVSYALYGLGTLPWARSSFIRTDGMRSIRRSFTPPELRLAAPPGWRVEADPPFRLLLTRGLNRSEHG from the coding sequence ATGATCCTCATGCGCACGCGCGCCACGGAGCTCGCCGAGCTCATGGACGACCCCGACTGCGACCTCGGCCTGCTCGAGTCCACCTACGCCCAGTTCGGCCCGCTGAACCGTCTGCTGTCCGGATGGAAGCGGCTGTGGGCCACGCGCATCCGGCCCTACGTGGTGCGGGGCGAGACGTTCCGCGTCCTCGACCTCGGCTCCGGCGGCGGCGACCTGGCCCGGAACCTCGCGGCCTGGGCCGCCCGTGGCGGCTTCGACGTGCAGGTGACGGCGGCCGACCCCGACCCGCGCGCGAGCGCGTTCGCCCGGCGGCATCCGTGGCCCCGCGTCACCTACGTCTCGACGACCTCGGCCGCCCTCGCGGATGAGGGTGCCCAGTACGACATCGTCGTCTCGAACCACGTCATGCATCACCTCGACGGCGACTCGTTCGGCCGCATCCTCGCCGACTGCGAGGCGCTCGCACCACGCGCTCTGCACAGCGATCTGCGGCGTTCGCCGGTGTCGTACGCCCTCTACGGTCTCGGCACCCTGCCGTGGGCTCGCAGCTCCTTCATCCGCACCGACGGGATGCGCTCCATCCGGCGCAGCTTCACACCGCCGGAGCTGCGGCTCGCCGCTCCTCCCGGCTGGCGCGTCGAAGCCGATCCGCCGTTTCGCCTCCTGCTCACCCGCGGTCTGAACAGGAGCGAGCACGGATGA
- a CDS encoding type III polyketide synthase, whose product MTSRILAIETAVPETVLSQDRARDLLAGQPGRSRLGERLTRAAFDASNIATRRTVLGELAHGGSTPFLDDEVVLPASTGTRNALYAREAPALSIAAARRALDAAGVRPDEVTHVVTVSCTGFVSPGPDLALVKALGLPVTTARLHVGFMGCCGAFPALRAADAACAADPDAVVLVVCVELCTLHLGASDDPEQIVAMSLFGDGAAAAVVAARDSDSATLELDAFLTSVLPDSIDEMTWTIGDQGFVMRLSAQVPAHLGAGIRDALAPLFSDSGDAGSSADAGSAGSAGSAGTAAIDAWAVHPGGRAILDRVEEGLALPAGALADSRAVMAEFGNMSSGTVLFVLRRMLHGGVEGRVCAMAFGPGLTLEAATLVAHPAPAKDAA is encoded by the coding sequence GTGACCTCACGCATCCTCGCGATCGAGACCGCGGTGCCGGAGACGGTGCTGTCGCAGGATCGCGCGCGTGATCTGCTCGCCGGTCAGCCGGGGCGGTCGCGTCTGGGGGAGCGTCTCACGAGGGCGGCGTTCGACGCGTCGAACATCGCCACCCGCCGCACGGTTCTCGGTGAGCTCGCACATGGCGGCTCGACGCCGTTCCTCGACGATGAGGTTGTTCTCCCTGCATCGACGGGCACCCGCAATGCGCTCTACGCCCGCGAGGCGCCCGCGCTGAGCATCGCCGCCGCCCGGCGGGCGCTCGATGCTGCGGGGGTGCGCCCCGACGAGGTGACGCATGTGGTGACGGTCTCGTGCACGGGCTTCGTCTCGCCCGGTCCCGATCTCGCCCTCGTGAAGGCGCTCGGGCTGCCCGTCACGACCGCCCGTCTGCATGTGGGCTTCATGGGGTGCTGCGGCGCGTTCCCCGCGCTGCGGGCGGCGGATGCGGCGTGCGCAGCGGATCCGGACGCGGTGGTGCTCGTGGTGTGCGTGGAGCTCTGCACGCTGCACCTGGGTGCGTCGGATGATCCGGAGCAGATCGTGGCGATGTCGCTGTTCGGCGACGGCGCGGCCGCGGCGGTCGTCGCGGCACGCGACAGTGACAGCGCGACGCTCGAGCTCGACGCCTTCCTCACCTCTGTGCTGCCCGATTCGATCGATGAGATGACCTGGACGATCGGCGACCAGGGTTTCGTGATGCGCCTCTCGGCTCAGGTGCCCGCTCACCTCGGGGCCGGAATCCGGGATGCCCTCGCCCCGCTGTTCAGCGACAGCGGCGACGCCGGCAGCAGCGCCGACGCCGGCAGCGCGGGCAGCGCTGGCAGCGCGGGCACCGCCGCGATCGACGCATGGGCCGTGCACCCTGGCGGCCGCGCGATCCTCGACCGTGTCGAGGAGGGGCTCGCTCTGCCCGCAGGGGCCCTCGCCGATTCCCGCGCCGTCATGGCGGAGTTCGGCAACATGTCGAGCGGCACGGTGCTCTTCGTGCTGCGTCGGATGCTGCACGGCGGTGTCGAGGGGCGCGTCTGCGCGATGGCGTTCGGGCCGGGTCTCACCCTCGAGGCGGCGACGCTCGTCGCACACCCTGCTCCCGCGAAGGATGCGGCATGA
- the map gene encoding type I methionyl aminopeptidase, translating to MIELRTPAEIEQMRLAGRFVASVLEATRDAADVGVNLLDLDALAHEMIRKAGAESCYIDYHPSFGGSPFGKVICTSVNDAVLHGLPHDYVLKDGDLLSLDFAASLGGWVCDSALSLVVGEPRPEDLELIATTERALAAGIAAARVGNRMGDVSASIGDVAEEAGLLVNLDFGGHGVGRTMHGDPHVPNDGRRKRGLPLKPGLVFAIEPWFLHTTDEIYTDKDGWTLRSKDGSRGAHAEHTVAVTPEGPVVLTARSS from the coding sequence GTGATCGAACTCCGGACGCCAGCTGAAATTGAGCAGATGAGACTCGCGGGACGCTTCGTCGCGAGCGTGCTCGAAGCCACCCGCGACGCCGCCGATGTGGGCGTCAACCTCCTCGACCTCGATGCGCTCGCGCACGAGATGATCCGCAAGGCGGGCGCCGAGAGCTGCTACATCGACTACCACCCCTCGTTCGGCGGCTCGCCGTTCGGCAAGGTCATCTGCACCTCGGTGAACGACGCCGTGCTGCACGGCCTGCCCCACGACTACGTCCTCAAGGACGGCGACCTGCTGTCGCTCGACTTCGCCGCCTCGCTCGGCGGCTGGGTGTGCGACTCGGCGCTCTCGCTCGTCGTGGGCGAGCCGCGCCCAGAAGACCTCGAGCTCATCGCCACCACCGAGCGCGCCCTCGCTGCCGGCATCGCCGCGGCGCGCGTCGGCAACCGGATGGGCGATGTCTCGGCATCCATCGGCGACGTCGCGGAGGAGGCGGGACTGCTCGTCAACCTCGACTTCGGCGGCCACGGCGTCGGGCGCACCATGCACGGCGACCCGCACGTGCCCAACGACGGCCGCCGCAAGCGCGGGCTGCCGCTGAAGCCGGGCCTCGTGTTCGCGATCGAGCCGTGGTTCCTGCACACGACAGATGAGATCTACACCGACAAGGACGGCTGGACGCTGCGCTCGAAGGACGGCTCGCGCGGCGCGCACGCCGAGCACACCGTCGCGGTCACGCCCGAGGGCCCTGTCGTGCTGACGGCTCGCTCCAGCTGA
- the trmD gene encoding tRNA (guanosine(37)-N1)-methyltransferase TrmD yields MRIDIVTIFPEFFSVLDVSLLGKARSTGLIDVRVHDLRDFTHDRHRTVDDTPAGGGAGMVMKPEPWGEALDAILDGATDATVVFPSPAGHLFTQPRARDLAQRPHLVFCCGRYEGIDYRVIEHTATRPEVAEVLELSLGDYVLNGGEVAVMAMIEAAGRLVPGVVGNPESLVEESHEDGLLEYPSYTKPALWRGLETPPVLLSGNHAAIAAWRREQQLERTRRVRPELLPD; encoded by the coding sequence ATGCGCATCGACATCGTCACGATCTTCCCCGAGTTCTTCTCGGTGCTCGACGTGTCCCTGCTCGGCAAGGCGCGTTCGACGGGCCTCATCGATGTGCGCGTGCACGACCTGCGCGACTTCACGCACGACCGACACCGCACCGTCGACGACACGCCAGCGGGCGGCGGTGCGGGCATGGTCATGAAGCCGGAGCCGTGGGGAGAAGCGCTCGACGCGATCCTCGACGGGGCGACGGACGCGACGGTCGTCTTTCCGTCTCCTGCGGGACATCTCTTCACGCAACCGCGCGCGCGTGACCTGGCGCAGCGCCCGCACCTCGTCTTCTGCTGTGGACGCTACGAGGGCATCGACTATCGCGTCATCGAGCACACCGCCACTCGGCCCGAGGTCGCGGAGGTGCTCGAGCTGAGCCTCGGCGACTACGTGCTCAATGGCGGAGAGGTGGCCGTGATGGCGATGATCGAAGCCGCCGGACGCCTCGTCCCGGGCGTCGTGGGCAACCCCGAGTCGCTCGTCGAGGAGAGCCACGAGGACGGCCTGCTCGAATACCCGAGCTACACCAAGCCCGCCCTCTGGCGCGGGCTCGAGACGCCGCCCGTTCTGCTCTCGGGCAACCACGCCGCGATCGCCGCGTGGCGTCGCGAGCAGCAGCTGGAGCGCACGCGCCGGGTCCGCCCCGAGCTGCTGCCCGACTGA
- the rimM gene encoding ribosome maturation factor RimM (Essential for efficient processing of 16S rRNA) produces MSGSKRSGTTQLRVGRLVKAHGLKGALKVELYTDDPAKRFVPGATFSLQVPATSPWHDQSIELRELRWYNDHPVAFFEGIDDRNAAETLVKAILWIEADVQAEQEPDAWYDHQLVGLKAMRDGVELGELVRVEHLPAQDLLVIKAGDREVLVPFVSAIVPSVDIEAGIVTLTPPAGLFEDLVDEEPEAPAADAPGEDAPEASAQGEVQSASDSD; encoded by the coding sequence GTGAGCGGCTCCAAGCGCTCCGGCACCACCCAGCTGCGGGTCGGGCGACTCGTCAAGGCGCATGGCCTCAAGGGCGCGCTGAAGGTCGAGCTCTACACCGACGATCCCGCCAAGCGCTTCGTGCCGGGAGCGACGTTCTCCCTCCAGGTTCCTGCCACGTCTCCGTGGCACGACCAGTCCATCGAGCTCCGTGAGCTGCGCTGGTACAACGACCACCCTGTCGCCTTCTTCGAGGGCATCGACGACCGCAACGCGGCCGAGACGCTCGTCAAGGCGATCCTCTGGATCGAAGCCGACGTGCAGGCCGAGCAGGAGCCCGACGCCTGGTACGACCACCAGCTGGTCGGCCTGAAGGCGATGCGCGACGGCGTCGAGCTCGGAGAGCTCGTGCGCGTCGAGCACCTTCCCGCTCAGGATCTCCTCGTCATCAAGGCGGGCGACCGCGAGGTTCTCGTGCCGTTCGTCTCCGCGATCGTGCCGAGCGTCGACATCGAGGCCGGCATCGTGACCCTCACCCCGCCCGCAGGTCTCTTCGAAGACCTGGTGGACGAGGAGCCCGAGGCGCCCGCTGCCGACGCTCCTGGCGAGGACGCGCCCGAGGCATCCGCTCAGGGCGAGGTTCAGTCGGCCTCCGACTCAGACTGA
- a CDS encoding RNA-binding protein: MLASALEHLVKGIVDHPDDVQVDSSSSSRGEVLEVRVHPEDLGRVIGRSGRTAKALRALVNALADGRRVRVDVVDTDAA, translated from the coding sequence GTGCTCGCATCCGCCCTGGAGCACCTCGTGAAGGGGATCGTGGATCACCCGGACGACGTGCAGGTGGATTCGTCGAGCTCGTCGCGTGGCGAGGTCCTCGAGGTGCGCGTGCACCCCGAGGACCTCGGCCGCGTCATCGGCCGCTCGGGACGCACCGCGAAGGCGCTCCGCGCCCTCGTGAACGCACTCGCCGATGGCCGTCGTGTGCGCGTCGACGTCGTCGACACTGACGCGGCGTGA
- the rpsP gene encoding 30S ribosomal protein S16, translated as MAVKIRLKRLGKIRAPYYRIVVADSRTKRDGRVIEEIGKYHPTEEPSFIEVNSERAQYWLSVGAQPTEQVRALLKLSGDWGKFKGDKDAVSTIKVKEAPVAFVADEKKKPVLKPKAEKKAEKVEEAPAEAAAVEADAAVDADADKE; from the coding sequence GTGGCTGTCAAGATCCGCCTCAAGCGGCTCGGCAAGATCCGTGCCCCGTACTACCGCATCGTCGTCGCCGACTCGCGCACCAAGCGCGATGGTCGTGTGATCGAGGAGATCGGCAAGTACCACCCCACCGAGGAGCCCTCGTTCATCGAGGTCAACTCCGAGCGTGCCCAGTACTGGCTCTCCGTCGGCGCGCAGCCGACCGAGCAGGTGCGTGCGCTCCTCAAGCTCTCGGGCGACTGGGGCAAGTTCAAGGGCGACAAGGACGCCGTGAGCACCATCAAGGTGAAGGAAGCGCCCGTCGCCTTCGTCGCCGACGAGAAGAAGAAGCCGGTTCTCAAGCCCAAGGCTGAGAAGAAGGCCGAGAAGGTCGAAGAGGCGCCCGCTGAGGCCGCCGCTGTCGAGGCCGACGCCGCCGTCGACGCTGACGCCGACAAGGAGTAA
- a CDS encoding DMT family transporter: protein MPTVRVPPLVLAAIIFTLLAWTSAFIVIRGVAPEIGGGALALGRLIVGVVALGIIAAVARNWLRPTRREWVLLVLHGVAWFGAYNVTLNLAEATLDAGTTAMVVNIGPLLIALGAGLFLGEGVPRWLLIGASVSFTGVVLIGVGMSVAGDGAQVDIAGVLWALVAAVTYAIGVLVQKPIVRRLPAGQVAFIGCAFGMLACLPFMGQLLAELAVASPAGIAGMAYLGIVPTALAFTTWGYALARVPAGQLGVATYVVPPLTVLTGWLAFGEVPTLLAIVGGVLCLVGVAISRRRDTRAEAEQAVEEPVQEEAVAGPGGDTSRDVTE, encoded by the coding sequence GTGCCCACCGTCCGCGTTCCCCCGCTCGTGCTCGCCGCGATCATCTTCACGCTCCTCGCATGGACCAGCGCGTTCATCGTCATCCGCGGCGTCGCGCCCGAGATCGGGGGTGGGGCGCTCGCGCTCGGCCGCCTCATCGTGGGCGTCGTCGCGCTCGGCATCATCGCCGCCGTCGCGCGCAACTGGTTGCGCCCCACGCGCCGCGAGTGGGTGCTGCTGGTGCTGCACGGGGTCGCCTGGTTCGGTGCCTACAACGTCACCCTCAATCTCGCCGAGGCGACCCTCGATGCGGGAACGACGGCGATGGTCGTCAACATCGGCCCGCTGCTCATCGCCCTCGGCGCCGGCCTCTTCCTCGGCGAAGGGGTGCCGCGCTGGCTGCTGATCGGCGCATCCGTCTCGTTCACGGGCGTCGTGCTCATCGGCGTCGGGATGAGCGTCGCAGGTGACGGCGCGCAGGTCGACATCGCAGGCGTCCTGTGGGCGCTCGTGGCGGCCGTCACGTACGCGATCGGCGTGCTCGTGCAGAAGCCGATCGTGCGGCGGCTGCCTGCCGGCCAGGTGGCGTTCATCGGATGCGCGTTCGGCATGCTCGCCTGCCTGCCGTTCATGGGCCAGCTGCTCGCCGAGCTCGCCGTCGCATCGCCCGCCGGCATCGCCGGGATGGCGTATCTCGGCATCGTCCCCACGGCGCTCGCGTTCACCACATGGGGCTACGCCCTCGCACGCGTCCCCGCAGGTCAGCTGGGTGTCGCCACCTACGTCGTGCCCCCGCTGACGGTGCTCACCGGGTGGCTCGCGTTCGGTGAGGTGCCGACGCTCCTCGCCATCGTCGGCGGGGTTCTGTGCCTCGTCGGTGTCGCGATCTCTCGGCGTCGCGACACCCGCGCTGAGGCAGAGCAGGCCGTCGAAGAACCGGTGCAGGAGGAGGCTGTGGCCGGACCTGGTGGCGACACCTCTCGGGACGTGACAGAATAG
- a CDS encoding glutamate--cysteine ligase translates to MRIPFEASARNTVGIEWELMLVDPQTGDLVGRAPEIITALDTDGDARVRYTATTELLTNTIELTSGVGSDVAEAVADIRDAIDAAQRLTDPLGIALMGGGSHPFARWFDQTITDKTRYHTLVERTQWWGRNMMIWGVHVHVGVDDVRKVMPIIGALTDYLPHLQAISASSPFWAGERTGYASNRALVFQQLPTAGLPWPLRTWSEYESYLDDMMRADVMADATEVRWDIRPAPRWGTIEMRACDGATSLSELATLAALTQCLVEHFSRELDAGRELTPLLPWYHRENKWRTARYGLDAHVLVDRQGVERPVATHLVEMLETLTPIAVELGCRTELDGVHRILASGGSSRRQLQAADDAGGDLRAVAAHLISEFRGPAAAR, encoded by the coding sequence ATGCGGATCCCCTTCGAAGCGTCGGCGCGCAACACCGTGGGCATCGAGTGGGAGCTCATGCTCGTCGACCCGCAGACGGGCGATCTCGTCGGCCGGGCGCCCGAGATCATCACGGCGCTCGACACCGATGGCGACGCGCGGGTGCGCTACACGGCGACCACCGAGCTGCTCACCAACACGATCGAGCTGACGAGCGGCGTGGGCAGCGACGTCGCGGAGGCGGTGGCCGACATCCGTGACGCGATCGACGCGGCGCAGCGCCTCACCGACCCGCTCGGCATTGCGCTCATGGGCGGCGGCAGCCATCCGTTCGCCCGCTGGTTCGACCAGACGATCACCGACAAGACGCGGTACCACACGCTCGTCGAGCGCACCCAGTGGTGGGGGCGCAACATGATGATCTGGGGCGTGCATGTGCACGTGGGAGTGGACGACGTGCGCAAGGTCATGCCGATCATCGGCGCGCTCACCGACTACCTGCCCCACCTGCAGGCCATCTCGGCGTCGAGTCCGTTCTGGGCGGGCGAGCGCACCGGCTACGCCTCGAATCGTGCGCTCGTGTTCCAGCAGCTGCCGACGGCGGGACTGCCGTGGCCGCTGCGCACGTGGAGCGAGTACGAGAGCTACCTCGACGACATGATGCGCGCGGATGTGATGGCGGATGCCACCGAGGTGCGCTGGGACATCCGCCCGGCTCCACGGTGGGGCACGATCGAGATGCGCGCGTGCGACGGCGCGACGTCGCTGAGCGAGCTCGCGACGCTCGCCGCGCTCACCCAGTGTCTCGTGGAGCACTTCTCTCGTGAGCTGGATGCGGGACGCGAGCTCACCCCCCTGCTTCCCTGGTACCACCGCGAGAACAAGTGGCGCACAGCGCGCTACGGGCTCGATGCGCACGTGCTCGTCGACCGCCAGGGGGTGGAGCGTCCGGTGGCGACGCACCTGGTCGAGATGCTCGAGACGCTCACGCCGATCGCCGTCGAGCTCGGCTGTCGCACCGAGCTCGACGGCGTGCATCGGATCCTCGCCTCCGGCGGCAGCTCGCGTCGTCAGCTGCAGGCGGCGGATGACGCGGGCGGCGACCTGCGGGCGGTCGCCGCCCACCTCATCAGCGAGTTCCGGGGGCCGGCGGCGGCACGATGA
- a CDS encoding MMPL family transporter — translation MSGLLRFITSAKTSWIVLVVTALAAASLFFLTGGEKSSAAPTAGLSENAESVVADRLLEEFPSAEGTSALLVFESENGALSDEAIATINAKAFGELAEFAPEGFVPPAQVSDDGTVALVVVPLEAINDTGEQRERAEQLRDIATADLDDVRVYLTGAEGFSVDVAAVFSGADFTLLLTTVIVVAVLLLITYRSPWLWLVPLSVIGLGDALAGIIAREVASTLGVELDASITGILSVLVFGAGTNYALLLIARYRDELRLHRDRRAAMRKAMRGAGPAIIASGGTVALALATLLFGELAGNRALGLACAVGIVVAMIFALIVLPAALVLFGRGLFWPYVPRFGSADVIARSPWGKLGRAVSRRPAIVAVAGFVILGAMASGLFFVQTGLSQNDRFLSKPDAVIGQEVLADTFSAGTTSPAAVVVPVEDADAAIEALLAVDRVDAAAVTETTDDLARLSVTLDAGAETPEAFEAVTAMRDALDEVGDGSGVVGGLDAQALDVTEAQLRDQALIIPIILVLVLVVLIVLLRAIVAPILLLIAVVASFFSAVGAAWWIFSSPLFGFPAIDNNVLLFSFLFLVALGVDYSIFLVTRADEESRTLGTTQGMIRALAATGGVITSAGILLAAVFAVLGVLPLITLTQIGVIVCIGVLIDTLLVRTVIVPALAFLTKDRFWWPRKPLTSDADAAARGEDALASRAVDESSEDDAEAKVGQDAEVASQR, via the coding sequence ATGTCCGGCCTGCTCCGATTCATCACATCTGCGAAGACCTCGTGGATCGTGCTCGTCGTCACCGCCCTTGCGGCCGCGTCGCTGTTCTTCCTCACGGGCGGTGAGAAGTCGAGCGCCGCACCCACTGCCGGGCTGTCGGAGAACGCCGAGTCGGTCGTCGCCGACCGCCTCCTCGAGGAGTTCCCGAGCGCCGAGGGAACCTCCGCGCTTCTCGTCTTCGAGAGCGAGAACGGCGCCCTCTCGGACGAGGCGATCGCGACCATCAACGCGAAGGCGTTCGGCGAGCTCGCCGAATTCGCGCCGGAGGGCTTCGTGCCTCCCGCACAGGTCTCGGACGACGGAACGGTCGCACTCGTGGTCGTGCCGCTCGAGGCCATCAACGACACAGGCGAGCAGCGCGAGCGTGCTGAGCAGCTCCGCGACATCGCGACCGCAGACCTCGACGACGTCCGCGTGTACCTCACCGGTGCCGAAGGCTTCTCGGTGGATGTCGCCGCCGTCTTCTCGGGCGCCGACTTCACCCTCCTGCTCACGACCGTCATCGTCGTCGCCGTGCTGCTGCTCATCACCTACCGCAGCCCGTGGCTGTGGCTCGTTCCGCTCTCGGTGATCGGCCTCGGCGACGCACTCGCCGGCATCATCGCGCGTGAGGTCGCTTCGACCCTCGGCGTCGAGCTCGACGCCTCCATCACCGGCATCCTGTCCGTGCTCGTCTTCGGTGCTGGCACCAACTACGCCCTGCTGCTCATCGCCCGCTACCGCGATGAGCTGCGCCTGCACCGCGACCGCCGCGCGGCGATGCGCAAGGCCATGCGCGGCGCCGGACCCGCGATCATCGCCTCGGGCGGAACCGTCGCCCTCGCGCTCGCGACGCTGCTCTTCGGAGAGCTCGCCGGCAACCGCGCCCTCGGCCTCGCGTGCGCGGTCGGCATCGTCGTCGCGATGATCTTCGCGCTCATCGTGCTGCCGGCGGCCCTCGTGCTCTTCGGACGCGGACTCTTCTGGCCCTACGTCCCGCGCTTCGGCTCGGCCGACGTCATCGCGCGCAGCCCGTGGGGCAAGCTCGGACGGGCCGTGTCCCGCCGCCCCGCGATCGTCGCCGTCGCCGGCTTCGTCATCCTCGGTGCGATGGCCAGCGGGCTCTTCTTCGTGCAGACCGGGCTCTCGCAGAACGACCGCTTCCTCAGCAAGCCCGACGCCGTCATCGGCCAGGAGGTGCTCGCTGACACCTTCTCCGCCGGCACCACCTCGCCCGCCGCTGTCGTCGTGCCGGTCGAGGATGCGGATGCCGCCATCGAGGCGCTCCTCGCCGTCGATCGCGTGGACGCCGCCGCCGTCACCGAGACGACCGACGACCTCGCGCGCCTCAGCGTCACCCTCGACGCCGGTGCCGAGACCCCCGAGGCGTTCGAAGCTGTCACCGCGATGCGCGACGCGCTCGATGAGGTGGGCGACGGCTCCGGCGTCGTCGGCGGACTCGACGCACAGGCGCTCGACGTGACCGAAGCGCAGCTGCGTGACCAGGCGCTCATCATCCCGATCATCCTCGTGCTGGTGCTCGTCGTGCTGATCGTTCTGCTGCGGGCGATCGTGGCCCCGATCCTGCTGCTCATCGCCGTCGTCGCGAGCTTCTTCTCGGCAGTGGGAGCTGCCTGGTGGATCTTCTCCTCGCCACTGTTCGGGTTCCCCGCGATCGACAACAACGTGCTGCTGTTCAGCTTCCTGTTCCTGGTGGCGCTCGGTGTGGACTACTCGATCTTCCTTGTGACCCGAGCCGACGAGGAGAGCCGCACCCTCGGCACCACGCAGGGCATGATCCGCGCGCTCGCCGCAACCGGCGGCGTCATCACGAGCGCCGGCATCCTGCTGGCAGCCGTGTTCGCCGTGCTCGGCGTGCTGCCGCTCATCACGCTCACCCAGATCGGCGTCATCGTCTGCATCGGCGTGCTCATCGACACGCTCCTCGTGCGCACGGTGATCGTGCCCGCCCTCGCATTCCTCACCAAGGACCGTTTCTGGTGGCCGCGCAAGCCGCTCACGAGCGACGCGGATGCGGCTGCGCGCGGCGAGGACGCCCTCGCGTCTCGCGCCGTCGACGAGTCGTCGGAGGACGACGCGGAGGCGAAGGTGGGTCAGGACGCCGAGGTCGCGTCGCAGCGGTGA